The following proteins are co-located in the Phaenicophaeus curvirostris isolate KB17595 unplaced genomic scaffold, BPBGC_Pcur_1.0 scaffold_153, whole genome shotgun sequence genome:
- the LOC138734681 gene encoding TRAF3-interacting protein 1-like — MELVHKTAPRDVLKILRSIPGEPRPRRREIFPLLGQEGAPGGPFPTRSSSSRTGTSQDEDTTGTRKTKKTKKKMKKMTKKTTKKMTKMKKKTKKKMKKTTMKKTKPKKTKTTMKTKKTKTTKKTTKKTTKKTEEKEKEKEKEKEKEKEKEKEKEKEKEKEKEKEKEKEKEPQGRKFSALLKAKEAKRTPASKGKSTRAAGMDLALLPDPNEPVATIKPLPEPPQWPPVATIVWSSTAWRPQRSPHPQGHRGPRPPGRKPPPGPPVATRLPMVATSRPAVATRQEGREPGAVAKEPGLILLRLHKSPSPGGGGDTGGGDTVGGGGSRGHRGHQEPPRGHQGPPRPRPPPAGQ; from the exons ATGGAACTTGTGCACAAAACGGCGCCCAGAGATGTTCTGAAGATCTTGAGGAGCATCCCGGGCGAGCCCAGGCCCAGGAGAAGAGAGATTTTCCCTCTGCTTGGCCAAG AgggagctcctggtggcccctTTCCCACTCGTTCGAGCTCAAGTAGGACTGGAACGTCCCAGGACGAGGACACGACAGGGACGAGGAAGACGAAGAAGAcgaagaagaagatgaagaagatgaCGAAGAAGACAACGAAGAAGATGAcgaagatgaagaagaagacgaagaagaagatgaagaagacaACAATGAAGAAGACGAAGCCGAAGAAGACGAAGACAACAATGAAGACGAAGAAGACGAAGACGACGAAGAAGACGACGAAGAAGACGACGAAGAAGacggaggagaaggagaaggagaaggagaaggagaaggagaaggagaaggagaaggagaaggagaaggagaaggagaaggagaaggagaaggagaaggagaaggagaaggagaaggagcctCAGGGCAG AAAGTTCTCAGCCCTCCTGAAGGCCAAGGAGGCCAAAAGGACACCAGCTTCCAAGGGGAAGTCCACGAGAGCTGCTGGGATGGACCTTGCGCTCCTCCCCGACCCCAACGAACCCG TGGCCACGATAAAGCCGCTCCCAGAGCCACCCCAGTGGCCACCGGTGGCCACTATCGTATGGTCAAGCACCGCATGGAGGCCACAGCGAAGCCCCCACCCCCAGGGCCACCGGGGGCCACGACCACCGGGCCGAAAGCCACCCCCAGGGCCACCGGTGGCCACGAGGCTCCCCATGGTGGCCACGAGCCGCCCCGCGGTGGCCACgaggcaggaggggagggagccGGGCGCCGTAGCCAAGGAACCGGGTTTAATTCTGCTGCGGTTACACAAGAGCCCgagccccgggggggggggggacacgggggggggggacactgttggggggggggggtcacggGGCCACcggggccaccaggagccaccAAGGGGCCACCAggggcccccccggccccgccccccccccgcgggGCAATAA
- the LOC138734696 gene encoding proteasome subunit beta type-6-like, with translation MAAVTVRPAESGPCGWGEGPVSTGTTIMAVEFDGGVVIGADSRTTTGAYVANRVTDKLTPVHDRIFCCRSGSAADTQAVADAVAYQLAFHSVELEEPPRVRTAARLFQQTCYRYREELSAGIIVAGWDPRRGGQVYVVPLGGMLLRQPFAVGGSGSSYIYGFLDAAFRPGMSRTQCQEFVAQALALAMARDGASGGVVRLAAITADGVERSVLAGPALPGGEGGPSH, from the exons ATGGCGGCGGTGACGGTGCGGCCGGCGGAGTCCGGGCCCTGCGGGTGGGGAGAGGGGCCCGTGAGCACCGGC ACGACCATCATGGCCGTGGAGTTCGACGGCGGCGTCGTCATCGGGGCCGACTCGCGCACCACCACGGG GGCGTACGTGGCCAACCGGGTGACGGACAAGCTGACCCCGGTGCACGATCGGATCTTCTGCTGCCGCTCGGGCTCGGCCGCCGACACTCAGGCTGTGGCCGACGCCGTCGCCTACCAGCTCGCCTTCCACAG cgtggagctggaggagccgcCCCGCGTCCGCACGGCCGCCCGCCTCTTCCAGCAGACGTGTTATCGCTACCGCGAGGAGCTCAGCGCTGGCATCATCGTGGCCGGCTGGGACCCACGGCGTGGGGGGCAG GTGTACGTGGTGCCGCTGGGGGGGATGCTCCTGCGCCAGCCGTTCGCCGTGGGGGGCTCGGGCAGCTCCTACATCTACGGGTTCCTCGACGCCGCCTTCCGGCCCGGCATGAGCCGCACTCAGTGCCAGGAGTTTGTGGCGCAAG CGCTGGCGCTGGCGATGGCGCGGGACGGCGCGAGCGGGGGGGTGGTGCGGCTGGCGGCCATCACGGCGGACGGTGTGGAGCGCAGCGTGCTGGCCGGCCCCGCGCTGCCGGGGGGCGAGGGGGGCCCCTCGCACTGA
- the LOC138734682 gene encoding vitelline membrane outer layer protein 1 homolog produces MARILRLVVALVALVAPAQGWGKDAATVTLSVENGGPWGDWGDPVFCPKGSYANGFQLKVEPPQGLFRDDTALNAVRLLCSNGATATSSEGPRGTWLSPLSCSRGHLSSFRLRVEAPQGLWDDTAANNVDVACSDGRVLEGQGGLAGTWGNWSSFCPHGGGVCGLRTRLEAPQRGGKDNTALNDVEMFCCS; encoded by the exons ATGGCTCGGATCTTGCGCCtggtggtggccctggtggccctggtggccccaGCCCAGGGTTGGGGCAAAGACGCGGCCACCGTGACCCTCTCGGTGGAGAACggggggccctggggagactggggggaCCCCGTGTTCTGCCCCAAGGGCTCCTACGCCAACGGGTTCCAGCTCAAG gtggagCCACCCCAGGGACTCTTCAGGGATGACACGGCCCTCAACGCGGTGCGGCTGCTCTGCAGCAACGGGGCCACCGCCACGTCCAGCGAGGGGCC CCGAGGTACCTGGCTGTCCCCTCTGAGCTGCAGCCGCGGCCACCTGAGCAGCTTCCGCCTGCGGGTGGAGGCTCCTCAAGGGCTCTGGGACGACACGGCCGCCAACAACGTGGACGTGGCCTGCTCGGACGGGCGGGTCCTGGAGGGCCAGGGGGGCCTAGCGGGCACCTGGGGCAACTGGAGCTCCTTCTGCCCCCACGGGGGGGGCGTCTGCGGGCTCAGGACCCGCCTGGAGGCCCCTCAGCGCGGCGGGAAAGACAACACGGCCCTCAACGACGTCGAGatgttctgctgcagctga